From Myotis daubentonii chromosome 15, mMyoDau2.1, whole genome shotgun sequence, one genomic window encodes:
- the GEMIN7 gene encoding gem-associated protein 7, whose translation MQTPLPSPVPVLRLPRGPEGLSRGFAPDGRRAPLKPEVPGTPESPVVDECQESQEQRARALLRERYLRSLLAMVGRQVSFTLHEGVHVTAHFGATDVEVANFYVLQLQTPIGVQAEALLRCSDIIAYTFKL comes from the coding sequence ATGCAGACGCCACTGCCCAGTCCTGTGCCCGTGCTCCGGCTGCCCCGGGGCCCCGAGGGCTTGAGCAGAGGCTTTGCCCCCGATGGACGGAGGGCCCCCCTGAAGCCAGAGGTTCCTGGAACCCCGGAGTCTCCTGTAGTTGACGAATGTCAGGAATCCCAGGAACAGCGGGCCCGAGCCCTCCTCCGGGAACGCTACCTCCGCAGCCTGCTGGCCATGGTGGGTCGCCAGGTCAGCTTCACCCTGCATGAGGGTGTGCACGTGACCGCCCACTTCGGAGCCACTGACGTGGAGGTGGCCAACTTCTACGTGCTGCAGCTGCAGACGCCAATAGGCGTGCAGGCGGAGGCACTGCTCCGGTGCAGTGACATTATTGCATACACCTTCAAGCTGTAA